A region from the Bactrocera dorsalis isolate Fly_Bdor chromosome 1, ASM2337382v1, whole genome shotgun sequence genome encodes:
- the LOC105228745 gene encoding putative apoptosis-inducing factor 1, mitochondrial isoform X2 has product MSIYSLRGLNVRFCRQAYILAHVRAGVVPMPGRTKLRLSLCECSDQQLNSSRGYAINNTGATIDELNRLKPYLLAAITPLRSSHNNLYQMTGGSKCGVKNAELLQAKDCNISKRKNVTSDKKPCDGEGAGGSGSKKGAPSGGSIMGDDEATRKTRMLLALLAALGLGGLLLWLLTRRKQKVADSTECGTTAAIASTVPATSAELPKHVPYLLIGGGTAGFSAFRAIKSNDPRAKVLMITNESRKPYMRPPLSKELWYSAEKGEVTKDYRFKQWTGAERSLFFEPEEFFVDPTKLMETVNGGIAVAQGFTVKKIDPAKHIVTLADGYEITYDECLIATGCAPKSLDVFAQATPGVKEKVMVYRSPDDFERLKRYADEKKSITIVGNGFTGSELACSLANYAKDKKVKIYQIFPESGNMSKVLPTYLSNWTTAKVESMGVCVMPETSIKNAQRDEAALKLVLNNGKSLLTDVVVVCVGCEPNTSIALTSGLEVDKSLGGFVVNAELEARRNLFVAGDASCFYDPLLGRRRVEHHDHSVVSGRLAGENMVGKKKAYNHQSMFWSDLGPEVGYEGIGLVDASLRTVGVFALPTSNPEPRTDNLTETAVMEGGGSGSTVTVNPETPDVKCDPKDADEYGRGVIFYMKDDKIVGILLWNLFNRIGLARTIINQNKKYDDLNEVAKLFEIHA; this is encoded by the exons ATGAGTATATATAGCCTTAGAGGCTTAAATGTGCGTTTCTGCCGACAGGCCTACATATTGGCACATGTGCGGGCAGGAGTTGTTCCGATGCCGGGCCGCACCAAATTGAGGTTAAGTTTATGTGAGTGCAGTGATCAGCAGCTAAATAGTAGTCGAGGATATGCAATAAACAACACAGGCGCCACAATTGATGAACTAAATAGACTAAAGCCATATCTTCTTGCAGCCATAACGCCGTTACGCAGTAGTCACAACAACTTATATCAAATG ACGGGCGGCTCGAAATGTGGCGTGAAAAATGCTGAATTACTGCAAGCAAAAGACTGCAatataagtaaaagaaaaaatgttacttcTGATAAGAAGCCATGTGACGGTGAAGGAGCTGGTGGTTCAGGTAGTAAAAAGGGTGCGCCAAGTGGCGGTTCAATTATGGGAGATGATGAGGCTACCAGAAAAACTAGAATGCTACTAGCTTTATTGGCGGCGCTAGGTCTAGGTGGTTTG CTTTTATGGTTATTGACAAGGCGAAAACAAAAGGTTGCCGATAGCACAGAATGCGGTACAACTGCAGCGATTGCATCCACAGTGCCAGCGACCTCTGCTGAATTGCCAAAACACGTACCATATTTGCTGATCGGAGGTGGTACAGCAGGTTTCTCAGCATTCCGTGCCATCAAATCAAATGATCCGCGTGCGAAG gtGCTTATGATAACGAACGAATCGCGAAAACCTTACATGCGTCCACCACTTTCTAAAGAACTTTGGTATTCGGCGGAGAAAGGTGAAGTTACAAAAGACTATCGTTTCAAACAATGGACAGGCGCGGAAAGaag TTTATTCTTTGAACCCGAAGAGTTCTTTGTCGATCCTACAAAACTAATGGAAACTGTAAATGGCGGAATTGCCGTTGCACAAGGTTTCACCGTCAAGAAGATAGATCCAGCCAAACATATCGTAACTTTAGCTGATGGTTATGAAATTACTTATGACGAATGTTTGATAGCGACAG gTTGTGCGCCGAAAAGTCTCGATGTTTTTGCACAAGCTACACCCGGTGTTAAGGAGAAAGTTATGGTGTATCGTAGTCCGGATGATTTTGAACGTTTAAAACGTTATGCCGATGAAAAGAAATCCATTACAATTGTGGGGAATGGCTTTACTGGCAGCGAGTTGGCCTGCTCACTGGCGAACTATGCCAAAGACaagaaagtgaaaatatatcaaatatttccAGAATCTGGAAATATGTCAAAGGTGCTACCGACCTACTTAAGTAATTGGACTACTGCCAAAGTAGAATCAATGGGTGTGTGTGTCATGCCGGAAACTTCTATTAAGAATGCGCAACGCGATGAAGCAGCGCTCAAACTGGTGCTCAATAATGGAAAGAGTCTTTTAACTGATGTG GTTGTTGTGTGCGTTGGTTGTGAACCGAATACAAGTATAGCGTTAACCTCAGGCTTGGAGGTCGATAAGAGTTTGGGTGGTTTTGTAGTTAATGCCGAACTAGAGGCTAGACGAAATTTGTTTGTG GCGGGGGATGCATCCTGCTTCTACGATCCGTTGCTTGGCAGGCGACGTGTGGAGCACCATGATCATTCGGTGGTGTCTGGTAGATTAGCGGGTGAAAATATGGTTGGCAAAA AGAAAGCCTATAATCATCAAAGTATGTTTTGGTCCGACTTGGGTCCAGAGGTCGGTTATGAGGGTATCGGCCTTGTTGATGCTTCCTTACGCACAGTTGGTGTATTCGCATTGCCAACATCAAATCCAGAACCACGTACCGATAACTTAACCGAAACAGCTGTTATGGAGGGTGGCGGTAGTGGCAGTACAGTAACTGTGAATCCGGAAACACCGGACGTTAAGTGTGATCCAAAAGATGCTGACGAATATGGGCGTGGTGTTATATTCTATATGAAAGATGATAAAATAGTCGGCATTCTATTGTGGAATTTATTTAATCGTATTGGTTTGGCGCGAAcaattataaatcaaaataagaaatatgACGATTTAAATGAAGTGGCGAAACTTTTCGAAATTCACGCGTAG
- the LOC105228745 gene encoding putative apoptosis-inducing factor 1, mitochondrial isoform X1 — MSIYSLRGLNVRFCRQAYILAHVRAGVVPMPGRTKLRLSLCECSDQQLNSSRGYAINNTGATIDELNRLKPYLLAAITPLRSSHNNLYQMVKKRTLEARTKLQRNKFPNNQACEEEKKKKSTNVCNDQSGSTVCASPSPGSTTTRPSTTPYNSSSSSTSSIPPCKPQFEKIAKDPCPPKPEVQNKTTGGSKCGVKNAELLQAKDCNISKRKNVTSDKKPCDGEGAGGSGSKKGAPSGGSIMGDDEATRKTRMLLALLAALGLGGLLLWLLTRRKQKVADSTECGTTAAIASTVPATSAELPKHVPYLLIGGGTAGFSAFRAIKSNDPRAKVLMITNESRKPYMRPPLSKELWYSAEKGEVTKDYRFKQWTGAERSLFFEPEEFFVDPTKLMETVNGGIAVAQGFTVKKIDPAKHIVTLADGYEITYDECLIATGCAPKSLDVFAQATPGVKEKVMVYRSPDDFERLKRYADEKKSITIVGNGFTGSELACSLANYAKDKKVKIYQIFPESGNMSKVLPTYLSNWTTAKVESMGVCVMPETSIKNAQRDEAALKLVLNNGKSLLTDVVVVCVGCEPNTSIALTSGLEVDKSLGGFVVNAELEARRNLFVAGDASCFYDPLLGRRRVEHHDHSVVSGRLAGENMVGKKKAYNHQSMFWSDLGPEVGYEGIGLVDASLRTVGVFALPTSNPEPRTDNLTETAVMEGGGSGSTVTVNPETPDVKCDPKDADEYGRGVIFYMKDDKIVGILLWNLFNRIGLARTIINQNKKYDDLNEVAKLFEIHA, encoded by the exons ATGAGTATATATAGCCTTAGAGGCTTAAATGTGCGTTTCTGCCGACAGGCCTACATATTGGCACATGTGCGGGCAGGAGTTGTTCCGATGCCGGGCCGCACCAAATTGAGGTTAAGTTTATGTGAGTGCAGTGATCAGCAGCTAAATAGTAGTCGAGGATATGCAATAAACAACACAGGCGCCACAATTGATGAACTAAATAGACTAAAGCCATATCTTCTTGCAGCCATAACGCCGTTACGCAGTAGTCACAACAACTTATATCAAATGGTAAAAAAGCGTACACTTGAAGCACGCACCAAATTGCAGCGTAACAAATTTCCCAATAATCAAGCATgtgaagaagagaaaaaaaagaaaagtacaaATGTTTGTAATGACCAAAGTGGCAGTACTGTCTGTGCATCACCATCTCCTGGTTCTACCACAACTCGACCATCAACTACCCCATACAACTCCTCATCCTCATCCACTTCATCAATACCCCCTTGCAAAccacaatttgaaaaaattgctaAAGATCCTTGTCCGCCTAAGCCAGAAGTGCAAAATAAAACG ACGGGCGGCTCGAAATGTGGCGTGAAAAATGCTGAATTACTGCAAGCAAAAGACTGCAatataagtaaaagaaaaaatgttacttcTGATAAGAAGCCATGTGACGGTGAAGGAGCTGGTGGTTCAGGTAGTAAAAAGGGTGCGCCAAGTGGCGGTTCAATTATGGGAGATGATGAGGCTACCAGAAAAACTAGAATGCTACTAGCTTTATTGGCGGCGCTAGGTCTAGGTGGTTTG CTTTTATGGTTATTGACAAGGCGAAAACAAAAGGTTGCCGATAGCACAGAATGCGGTACAACTGCAGCGATTGCATCCACAGTGCCAGCGACCTCTGCTGAATTGCCAAAACACGTACCATATTTGCTGATCGGAGGTGGTACAGCAGGTTTCTCAGCATTCCGTGCCATCAAATCAAATGATCCGCGTGCGAAG gtGCTTATGATAACGAACGAATCGCGAAAACCTTACATGCGTCCACCACTTTCTAAAGAACTTTGGTATTCGGCGGAGAAAGGTGAAGTTACAAAAGACTATCGTTTCAAACAATGGACAGGCGCGGAAAGaag TTTATTCTTTGAACCCGAAGAGTTCTTTGTCGATCCTACAAAACTAATGGAAACTGTAAATGGCGGAATTGCCGTTGCACAAGGTTTCACCGTCAAGAAGATAGATCCAGCCAAACATATCGTAACTTTAGCTGATGGTTATGAAATTACTTATGACGAATGTTTGATAGCGACAG gTTGTGCGCCGAAAAGTCTCGATGTTTTTGCACAAGCTACACCCGGTGTTAAGGAGAAAGTTATGGTGTATCGTAGTCCGGATGATTTTGAACGTTTAAAACGTTATGCCGATGAAAAGAAATCCATTACAATTGTGGGGAATGGCTTTACTGGCAGCGAGTTGGCCTGCTCACTGGCGAACTATGCCAAAGACaagaaagtgaaaatatatcaaatatttccAGAATCTGGAAATATGTCAAAGGTGCTACCGACCTACTTAAGTAATTGGACTACTGCCAAAGTAGAATCAATGGGTGTGTGTGTCATGCCGGAAACTTCTATTAAGAATGCGCAACGCGATGAAGCAGCGCTCAAACTGGTGCTCAATAATGGAAAGAGTCTTTTAACTGATGTG GTTGTTGTGTGCGTTGGTTGTGAACCGAATACAAGTATAGCGTTAACCTCAGGCTTGGAGGTCGATAAGAGTTTGGGTGGTTTTGTAGTTAATGCCGAACTAGAGGCTAGACGAAATTTGTTTGTG GCGGGGGATGCATCCTGCTTCTACGATCCGTTGCTTGGCAGGCGACGTGTGGAGCACCATGATCATTCGGTGGTGTCTGGTAGATTAGCGGGTGAAAATATGGTTGGCAAAA AGAAAGCCTATAATCATCAAAGTATGTTTTGGTCCGACTTGGGTCCAGAGGTCGGTTATGAGGGTATCGGCCTTGTTGATGCTTCCTTACGCACAGTTGGTGTATTCGCATTGCCAACATCAAATCCAGAACCACGTACCGATAACTTAACCGAAACAGCTGTTATGGAGGGTGGCGGTAGTGGCAGTACAGTAACTGTGAATCCGGAAACACCGGACGTTAAGTGTGATCCAAAAGATGCTGACGAATATGGGCGTGGTGTTATATTCTATATGAAAGATGATAAAATAGTCGGCATTCTATTGTGGAATTTATTTAATCGTATTGGTTTGGCGCGAAcaattataaatcaaaataagaaatatgACGATTTAAATGAAGTGGCGAAACTTTTCGAAATTCACGCGTAG
- the LOC105228744 gene encoding ets DNA-binding protein pokkuri yields the protein MKMLPVQLSLNPQLGLWGDMLWRCPPAPSSQLAELKTQLPPSLPSDPRLWGREDVTVFLRFCEREFDLPKVDHDLFQMNGKALCLLTRADFGHRCPGAGDVLHNVLQMLIIESHMMQWHLPNSPVTPTSRYPLSPHSHPQTPTWPPIGAPPDSPFHNAHMHHFMAPNSVTLSPPPSVDSQASSPPQSQEQNLAVAAAAAAAAAAASVSGASTSSSSSSSTSSGSSNSGLGVTSSSANGNLLPPAISVTMSSGNGYPAHHATASTGASSNQSDSDEEGSYSELAAANSLSKSSAAAAVVAAHYSASPPTTPILKDMPQSLSQQITNSFVNSWSQNQAAQAMSQKYQPNGSSGGSVSAPTTPSYMQPVKREFFPETTEPNTNGRLLWDFLQQLLNDRNQKYSDLIAWKCRDTGVFKIVDPAGLAKLWGIQKNHLSMNYDKMSRALRYYYRVNILRKVQGERHCYQFLRNPTELKNIKNISLLRQSVAGNGGATTAAGGTNNASSASNSNTNNNINSNNNNSNTNNGNNSNQSPSTNLNSTNWTLPHPQSPQRHPAAHGSNGNGNGSASNSLSHSHNHSNGLSSPHMSLPAISQSAAAAAVAAAAAAAYGPPPTSPLFMHAINGAFQYLSNPTGAPPNSPAMPHTPSEKFQFGALKVEHNSGSRSPDHGDEMKPTDLSVSGNSTEKRPYSSPSAEDCYPLIRNADGLTTIKLIRYNNESHESSAAKQNAHEQQQQHHQQQQQAHTEQQQQAEQQHQQQHTPMDHMDNEGNDEDSVHAAATAESNKYGAANLMPTDLRK from the exons ATGAAAATGCTTCCCGTACAGCTGTCGTTGAATCCGCAGCTCGGTCTGTGGGGTGATATGTTGTGGCGTTGCCCGCCGGCGCCCTCCAGCCAATTGGCTGAATTGAAGACACAATTGCCGCCATCGTTGCCATCCGATCCGCGTTTGTGGGGTCGCGAAGATGTCACCGTCTTTTTACGCTTCTGCGAACGCGAATTCGATCTGCCCAAAGTGGATCATGATCTCTTCCAAATGAACGGCAAAGCGCTTTGCCTGCTAACACGCGCCGATTTCGGTCACCGTTGTCCGGGCGCTGGTGATGTATTACACAATGTGCTGCAAATGCTCATCATCGAATCACACATGATGCAATGGCATTTACCCAACAGTCCGGTCACACCGACCAGTCGTTATCCATTGTCGCCGCATAGCCATCCACAGACGCCTACATGGCCACCAATTGGCGCACCACCGGACAGTCCATTTCACAATGCGCATATGCATCATTTTATGGCGCCCAATTCGGTAACGCTCAGCCCGCCGCCATCGGTGGACTCACAAGCCAGCAGCCCGCCACAAAGCCAGGAACAAAATTTGGCAGTTGCCGCCGCCGCAGCAGCAGCTGCCGCAGCCGCTTCAGTGAGCGGTGCCAGCACGAGCAGCAGCAGTAGTAGTAGCACCAGTAGCGGTAGTAGTAACAGCGGTTTGGGTGTGACCAGCAGCAGCGCCAACGGTAATCTGTTGCCACCAGCCATCTCGGTAACAATGAGCAGCGGTAACGGTTACCCAGCACATCATGCAACCGCCAGCACAGGCGCCAGCAGCAATCAATCCGATTCGGATGAGGAAGGCAGCTACTCAGAGCTGGCAGCGGCCAATAGTTTGTCCAAGAGTAGCGCAGCGGCAGCAGTTGTGGCAGCACATTACAGCGCCAGTCCGCCAACAACGCCCATATTAAAGGATATGCCACAGAGCTTATCACAACAGATTACAAACAGCTTTGTCAATTCGTGGTCACAGAATCAGGCCGCACAGGCCATGAGCCAGAAGTATCAGCCGAATGGCAGTAGCGGCGGCTCAGTTTCGGCGCCGACGACGCCCAGCTATATGCAGCCCGTGAAACGCGAATTCTTTCCGGAAACCACAGAACCCAATACAA ATGGTCGTTTGCTGTGGGATTTCTTGCAACAATTGCTAAACGATCGCAATCAGAAGTACAGCGATTTGATCGCGTGGAAGTGTCGTGACACAGGCGTCTTCAAGATCGTCGATCCCGCCGGTTTGGCCAAACTGTGGGGCATACAAAAGAATCATCTCTCCATGAACTATGATAAAATGTCACGCGCGCTACGCTACTATTATCGCGTCAATATACTGCGTAAGGTCCAGGGCGAACGCCACTGCTACCAGTTTCTGCGCAATCCAACCGAGCTCAAGaacatcaaaaatatttcgCTGCTTAGACAATCCGTTGCCGGCAATGGCGGTGCAACAACCGCGGCTGGTGGTACTAACAATGCTAGCAGCGCAAGTAAcagcaataccaacaacaacattaatagcaacaataataatagcaatacaaataacgGTAACAACAGCAATCAGTCACCCAGTACAAATTTGAACAGTACAAATTGGACTTTGCCGCATCCACAATCGCCGCAGCGTCACCCAGCTGCGCACGGCAGTAACGGCAATGGCAACGGCAGCGCCAGCAACAGCCTGAGTCACAGCCACAATCATAGTAACGGCCTCAGCAGCCCGCACATGAGTCTACCTGCGATTTCACAATccgccgctgccgctgctgtaGCCGCCGCAGCTGCGGCCGCCTACGGTCCACCACCCACATCGCCGCTCTTTATGCACGCCATCAACGGTGCCTTCCAATACCTATCGAACCCGACGGGCGCACCGCCCAACTCGCCCGCAATGCCACACACCCCAAGCGAAAAATTCCAATTCGGCGCCTTAAAAGTGGAACACAACAGTGGGTCGCGTTCACCCGATCACGGTGACGAAATGAAACCCACAGATCTTAGTGTCTCAGGCAATAGCACCGAAAAGCGGCCTTACTCAAGCCCCTCGGCGGAGGATTGCTATCc ACTCATACGCAACGCTGACGGTCTGACCACAATCAAATTGATACGCTACAATAATGAGAGCCACGAATCAAGCGCCGCCAAGCAAAACGcgcacgaacaacaacaacaacaccatcagcaacagcagcaagcgCATAccgaacagcaacaacaagcggaacagcaacaccaacaacaacacacacccATGGATCATATGGACAATGAAGGCAATGATGAGGACAGCGTTCATGCTGCTGCCACGGCAGAGAGTAATAAATATGGCGCCGCCAATCTAATGCCAACCGATCTGCGCAAGTAA
- the LOC105228745 gene encoding putative apoptosis-inducing factor 1, mitochondrial isoform X3 → MSIYSLRGLNVRFCRQAYILAHVRAGVVPMPGRTKLRLSLSITPLRSSHNNLYQMTGGSKCGVKNAELLQAKDCNISKRKNVTSDKKPCDGEGAGGSGSKKGAPSGGSIMGDDEATRKTRMLLALLAALGLGGLLLWLLTRRKQKVADSTECGTTAAIASTVPATSAELPKHVPYLLIGGGTAGFSAFRAIKSNDPRAKVLMITNESRKPYMRPPLSKELWYSAEKGEVTKDYRFKQWTGAERSLFFEPEEFFVDPTKLMETVNGGIAVAQGFTVKKIDPAKHIVTLADGYEITYDECLIATGCAPKSLDVFAQATPGVKEKVMVYRSPDDFERLKRYADEKKSITIVGNGFTGSELACSLANYAKDKKVKIYQIFPESGNMSKVLPTYLSNWTTAKVESMGVCVMPETSIKNAQRDEAALKLVLNNGKSLLTDVVVVCVGCEPNTSIALTSGLEVDKSLGGFVVNAELEARRNLFVAGDASCFYDPLLGRRRVEHHDHSVVSGRLAGENMVGKKKAYNHQSMFWSDLGPEVGYEGIGLVDASLRTVGVFALPTSNPEPRTDNLTETAVMEGGGSGSTVTVNPETPDVKCDPKDADEYGRGVIFYMKDDKIVGILLWNLFNRIGLARTIINQNKKYDDLNEVAKLFEIHA, encoded by the exons ATGAGTATATATAGCCTTAGAGGCTTAAATGTGCGTTTCTGCCGACAGGCCTACATATTGGCACATGTGCGGGCAGGAGTTGTTCCGATGCCGGGCCGCACCAAATTGAGGTTAAGTTTAT CCATAACGCCGTTACGCAGTAGTCACAACAACTTATATCAAATG ACGGGCGGCTCGAAATGTGGCGTGAAAAATGCTGAATTACTGCAAGCAAAAGACTGCAatataagtaaaagaaaaaatgttacttcTGATAAGAAGCCATGTGACGGTGAAGGAGCTGGTGGTTCAGGTAGTAAAAAGGGTGCGCCAAGTGGCGGTTCAATTATGGGAGATGATGAGGCTACCAGAAAAACTAGAATGCTACTAGCTTTATTGGCGGCGCTAGGTCTAGGTGGTTTG CTTTTATGGTTATTGACAAGGCGAAAACAAAAGGTTGCCGATAGCACAGAATGCGGTACAACTGCAGCGATTGCATCCACAGTGCCAGCGACCTCTGCTGAATTGCCAAAACACGTACCATATTTGCTGATCGGAGGTGGTACAGCAGGTTTCTCAGCATTCCGTGCCATCAAATCAAATGATCCGCGTGCGAAG gtGCTTATGATAACGAACGAATCGCGAAAACCTTACATGCGTCCACCACTTTCTAAAGAACTTTGGTATTCGGCGGAGAAAGGTGAAGTTACAAAAGACTATCGTTTCAAACAATGGACAGGCGCGGAAAGaag TTTATTCTTTGAACCCGAAGAGTTCTTTGTCGATCCTACAAAACTAATGGAAACTGTAAATGGCGGAATTGCCGTTGCACAAGGTTTCACCGTCAAGAAGATAGATCCAGCCAAACATATCGTAACTTTAGCTGATGGTTATGAAATTACTTATGACGAATGTTTGATAGCGACAG gTTGTGCGCCGAAAAGTCTCGATGTTTTTGCACAAGCTACACCCGGTGTTAAGGAGAAAGTTATGGTGTATCGTAGTCCGGATGATTTTGAACGTTTAAAACGTTATGCCGATGAAAAGAAATCCATTACAATTGTGGGGAATGGCTTTACTGGCAGCGAGTTGGCCTGCTCACTGGCGAACTATGCCAAAGACaagaaagtgaaaatatatcaaatatttccAGAATCTGGAAATATGTCAAAGGTGCTACCGACCTACTTAAGTAATTGGACTACTGCCAAAGTAGAATCAATGGGTGTGTGTGTCATGCCGGAAACTTCTATTAAGAATGCGCAACGCGATGAAGCAGCGCTCAAACTGGTGCTCAATAATGGAAAGAGTCTTTTAACTGATGTG GTTGTTGTGTGCGTTGGTTGTGAACCGAATACAAGTATAGCGTTAACCTCAGGCTTGGAGGTCGATAAGAGTTTGGGTGGTTTTGTAGTTAATGCCGAACTAGAGGCTAGACGAAATTTGTTTGTG GCGGGGGATGCATCCTGCTTCTACGATCCGTTGCTTGGCAGGCGACGTGTGGAGCACCATGATCATTCGGTGGTGTCTGGTAGATTAGCGGGTGAAAATATGGTTGGCAAAA AGAAAGCCTATAATCATCAAAGTATGTTTTGGTCCGACTTGGGTCCAGAGGTCGGTTATGAGGGTATCGGCCTTGTTGATGCTTCCTTACGCACAGTTGGTGTATTCGCATTGCCAACATCAAATCCAGAACCACGTACCGATAACTTAACCGAAACAGCTGTTATGGAGGGTGGCGGTAGTGGCAGTACAGTAACTGTGAATCCGGAAACACCGGACGTTAAGTGTGATCCAAAAGATGCTGACGAATATGGGCGTGGTGTTATATTCTATATGAAAGATGATAAAATAGTCGGCATTCTATTGTGGAATTTATTTAATCGTATTGGTTTGGCGCGAAcaattataaatcaaaataagaaatatgACGATTTAAATGAAGTGGCGAAACTTTTCGAAATTCACGCGTAG